In the genome of Rhodothermales bacterium, one region contains:
- a CDS encoding fibronectin type III domain-containing protein: MTLRVSSISTLRLRIALTLAFCVLMAPERAGAQAPAGELRIAVREDDRSVQIYHTALVPIEHGFNLYRRDDGEAAFVRLNASPIHSVRSGDELRDFLGVLYGSIESATGQDNANSTLAKVRSDTRIANLLTFIYPDVADALGRRYIDRTAPLEAVVTYRMEFVDARDEPTGVTLEQTLLLLPGRSEAPIGLRAINDGRAITLYWRYVPPSLKTDDRVVRFEAFRIDPATSAPVRLHDAIILRNNAVFEYAVTFEAPTTGQTERLFVQAVDLTGQAGAPSAELRFDVVDRQPPAVVDGVAASPLSGGRVRVAWTPSEDARGYHVYRSEQVVYDGGYGRVNADLLAPTETVFNDTLRTAQGGAYFYRVAAVDEAGNESPLSNVAMALVIDDTPPATPEMLEARYESGTVQLAWQAPAGDAGAFVVLRRRIGAGAPDIDLRVNEEDVQATRYVDAGELGHGFAEGGVYRYTVLAMDDARNFSAPATATVRIPDQTPPPPPTALYATIEHGNRIALTWNPSADEDLMTYLLYRQEDGAARVQTHTVPPGQRRFEAYDVAPGHTYTFWLTAADSAGNESARSERQRVVMRDAMPPRSVRNVHGEALEAGGVRLSWEPVAALDLAGYHVYRAASATGTYEKVHEGLLAERTWVDPAGEAGQWYRILAVDTSGNESRPGEPACALLPGQP; this comes from the coding sequence GTGACGTTACGCGTTTCCTCCATATCGACCCTCCGTCTCCGGATCGCCCTCACCCTGGCGTTCTGTGTGTTGATGGCGCCGGAGCGGGCCGGGGCGCAGGCGCCGGCCGGCGAGCTGCGTATCGCCGTCCGCGAGGACGACCGTTCCGTCCAGATCTACCATACGGCGCTCGTGCCCATCGAGCACGGCTTCAACCTGTACCGACGGGACGACGGCGAAGCGGCCTTCGTCCGCCTCAACGCCTCCCCGATCCACAGCGTACGGTCGGGCGATGAACTGCGGGACTTCCTCGGGGTGCTCTACGGCTCGATCGAGTCCGCCACGGGCCAGGACAACGCCAACAGCACGCTCGCGAAAGTCCGCAGCGATACCCGAATCGCCAACCTCCTCACCTTCATCTACCCCGACGTGGCCGATGCCCTCGGCCGGCGGTATATCGACCGGACCGCGCCCCTCGAAGCGGTCGTGACCTACCGGATGGAGTTCGTCGACGCGCGCGACGAACCGACCGGTGTAACGCTCGAACAGACGCTACTGCTGCTTCCTGGCCGCTCGGAGGCCCCGATCGGTCTGCGGGCCATCAACGACGGCCGCGCGATCACGCTGTACTGGCGCTACGTTCCCCCCAGCCTCAAGACGGATGACCGCGTGGTGCGCTTCGAGGCGTTCCGGATCGACCCGGCGACCAGCGCACCCGTTCGCCTCCACGACGCGATCATCCTCCGCAACAACGCCGTTTTCGAGTACGCCGTCACGTTCGAGGCGCCGACCACAGGGCAGACCGAGCGGCTGTTCGTGCAGGCTGTCGACCTCACCGGGCAGGCCGGCGCGCCGAGTGCTGAACTCCGCTTCGATGTCGTGGATCGGCAGCCGCCGGCCGTGGTGGACGGCGTCGCCGCCTCGCCGCTCTCCGGCGGGCGCGTGCGTGTCGCGTGGACGCCTTCGGAGGATGCACGCGGGTATCACGTCTATCGGTCCGAGCAGGTGGTGTACGACGGCGGCTACGGCCGAGTCAACGCCGACCTTCTCGCCCCTACCGAGACCGTGTTTAACGATACCCTCCGCACGGCCCAGGGAGGCGCGTATTTCTATCGCGTCGCCGCCGTGGACGAGGCCGGCAACGAAAGTCCACTGAGTAATGTGGCGATGGCGCTGGTGATCGACGATACGCCGCCGGCGACCCCTGAAATGCTCGAAGCCCGGTACGAATCCGGCACGGTCCAGCTCGCCTGGCAGGCCCCGGCCGGCGACGCCGGCGCGTTTGTCGTCCTCCGCCGCCGGATCGGCGCGGGCGCGCCGGACATCGACCTGCGCGTGAACGAGGAAGATGTACAGGCCACGCGGTATGTCGACGCCGGCGAGCTGGGCCACGGATTCGCCGAAGGCGGCGTATACCGCTACACCGTCCTCGCGATGGACGACGCCCGCAACTTCAGCGCACCGGCGACCGCCACGGTTCGAATTCCGGACCAGACCCCCCCGCCGCCGCCTACCGCGCTCTACGCCACGATCGAACACGGCAATCGGATCGCGCTGACGTGGAATCCGTCGGCCGACGAAGATCTCATGACCTACCTTTTGTACCGCCAGGAAGACGGCGCGGCGCGGGTCCAAACCCATACCGTACCCCCCGGCCAGCGCCGCTTCGAGGCCTACGATGTCGCCCCCGGCCACACCTACACCTTCTGGCTCACCGCCGCGGACTCCGCCGGCAACGAAAGCGCTCGCTCCGAACGGCAGCGCGTCGTCATGCGCGATGCCATGCCGCCCCGGTCCGTGCGCAACGTCCACGGAGAAGCCCTCGAGGCCGGCGGCGTGCGGCTAAGCTGGGAGCCGGTCGCCGCGCTGGACCTCGCCGGCTACCATGTATACCGGGCCGCGTCGGCCACCGGGACGTACGAAAAAGTCCACGAAGGCCTGCTCGCCGAGCGCACATGGGTCGACCCCGCGGGCGAGGCCGGTCAGTGGTACCGCATTCTGGCCGTCGACACATCGGGCAACGAAAGCCGACCGGGTGAGCCGGCCTGCGCCCTCCTCCCCGGACAGCCGTAA